Proteins encoded in a region of the Ralstonia pseudosolanacearum genome:
- a CDS encoding AMP-binding protein — MERIWHKIYGSDIPSEIDHRRYRSVAQLIQEAVEQYSHLPAFVALGGELAFRDVDRLSRQFAAYLQGELGIKKGDRVALMSPNILAFPVAMFGIIRAGAVQVNVNPLYTAHELAHQLTDADVDTVIVFSGATKTLVEAMESVSIRHVVVAEAGDLGHSPSPHSPLPPELTKFTWFSDAIDAGAGLVFEPVDLNHDDLIYLQYTGGTTGVPKGAALSHGNLIANILQFKSFAPGIFEEGRDLVITALPLYHIFALMVNCLSFFSAGAKNVLVANPRDIDSLVATFERHRFSVVTGVNTLFANLMAHPRIHQIDFSSLRLALGGGSAILKGTSDKWHSLTGKHIKEGFGMSETSPIVTLNPLHLEDFSETVGIPLPSTDVSLRDDDGHEVAIGEPGELCVRGPQVMRGYWRREEDNATSFWADGFLRTGDIAICDANGFIKIVDRRKDMVLVSGFNVFPNEIEAAVASCPGVLESASVGVPDGKTGEAVHLFVVKEPHADLTEEQIREHCRARLAAYKQPKFVEFVSELPKSAVGKTLRRALRSSTTGIET; from the coding sequence CCGTTCAGTCGCACAACTCATTCAGGAGGCGGTGGAGCAATACTCGCATCTTCCGGCCTTTGTCGCGCTCGGTGGCGAACTCGCCTTCCGGGACGTCGATCGTCTGTCTCGGCAGTTCGCGGCCTACTTGCAGGGCGAGCTTGGAATCAAGAAGGGGGATCGCGTCGCGTTGATGTCCCCGAACATCTTGGCCTTCCCGGTGGCCATGTTCGGCATCATCCGCGCGGGCGCGGTGCAGGTGAACGTCAACCCCCTCTACACGGCGCATGAGCTTGCACATCAGCTGACGGATGCGGACGTCGACACAGTCATCGTTTTTTCCGGAGCGACAAAAACACTGGTCGAAGCGATGGAGTCCGTATCGATCCGCCATGTCGTCGTTGCCGAGGCCGGCGACCTTGGACACAGCCCCTCTCCACACAGCCCATTGCCGCCGGAGCTGACCAAATTTACGTGGTTCTCTGACGCAATCGATGCAGGCGCTGGACTCGTCTTCGAGCCGGTCGACCTGAATCACGATGATCTGATCTATCTTCAGTACACCGGCGGCACGACGGGTGTCCCCAAGGGCGCTGCTCTCTCGCACGGCAACCTCATCGCGAACATCCTGCAGTTCAAGTCCTTCGCGCCGGGCATTTTCGAGGAAGGCCGCGATCTGGTGATCACTGCGTTACCGCTGTACCACATCTTTGCGTTGATGGTGAACTGCCTGAGCTTCTTTTCGGCAGGCGCAAAGAATGTACTCGTAGCCAATCCACGCGATATCGATTCACTCGTCGCGACATTTGAGAGGCATCGCTTCTCCGTCGTCACGGGCGTCAATACTTTGTTCGCCAACCTGATGGCACATCCCCGAATTCATCAAATTGACTTCTCTTCCCTTCGCCTGGCTCTTGGAGGGGGAAGTGCAATTCTGAAAGGGACGTCGGACAAGTGGCACTCGCTCACTGGAAAGCACATCAAGGAGGGGTTCGGCATGTCGGAAACCTCCCCAATCGTCACCTTGAACCCTCTGCATCTTGAGGATTTCTCGGAGACCGTTGGCATTCCATTGCCGTCGACCGATGTGTCATTGCGCGACGATGACGGACATGAAGTCGCGATCGGGGAGCCAGGAGAACTCTGTGTGCGCGGCCCTCAAGTCATGCGCGGTTACTGGCGCCGTGAAGAAGACAATGCCACGTCCTTCTGGGCTGACGGCTTTCTACGCACCGGTGACATTGCCATATGCGATGCAAACGGATTCATCAAGATCGTCGACCGCCGAAAGGACATGGTGCTCGTCTCCGGTTTCAATGTGTTTCCCAACGAAATCGAGGCCGCGGTCGCTTCCTGTCCCGGTGTGCTGGAGTCAGCCAGCGTTGGTGTTCCCGACGGCAAGACAGGCGAAGCGGTGCACTTGTTTGTCGTCAAGGAGCCGCATGCGGATCTGACAGAAGAGCAGATCCGCGAACACTGTCGTGCTCGCTTGGCAGCGTACAAGCAACCGAAGTTTGTTGAGTTTGTTTCTGAGCTGCCGAAGTCAGCGGTCGGCAAAACACTGCGAAGAGCTTTGCGATCCTCGACGACAGGGATAGAAACGTAG